A window from Myxocyprinus asiaticus isolate MX2 ecotype Aquarium Trade chromosome 37, UBuf_Myxa_2, whole genome shotgun sequence encodes these proteins:
- the LOC127428144 gene encoding ATP synthase subunit beta, mitochondrial, which translates to MLGAVGRCCTGALQALKPGVTPLKALNGAPAALFSRRDYAAPAAAVAAASGRIVAVIGAVVDVQFDEDLPPILNALEVAGRESRLVLEVAQHLGENTVRTIAMDGTEGLVRGQKVLDTGAPIRIPVGPETLGRIMNVIGEPIDERGPISTKQTAPIHAEAPEFTDMSVEQEILVTGIKVVDLLAPYAKGGKIGLFGGAGVGKTVLIMELINNVAKAHGGYSVFAGVGERTREGNDLYHEMIESGVINLKDTTSKVALVYGQMNEPPGARARVALTGLTVAEYFRDQEGQDVLLFIDNIFRFTQAGSEVSALLGRIPSAVGYQPTLATDMGTMQERITTTKKGSITSVQAIYVPADDLTDPAPATTFAHLDATTVLSRAIAELGIYPAVDPLDSTSRIMDPNIVGSEHYDVARGVQKILQDYKSLQDIIAILGMDELSEEDKLTVARARKIQRFLSQPFQVAEVFTGHLGKLVPLKDTIKGFKAILGGEYDALPEQAFYMVGPIEEVVQKAEKLAEEHS; encoded by the exons ATGTTAGGAGCAGTGGGACGCTGCTGCACCGGTGCTCTGCAGGCTCTCAAGCCCGGGGTGACCCCACTGAAGGCTCTAAATGGAGCTCCAGCAGCATTGTTTTCTC GCAGGGATTATGCTGCTCCTGCCGCGGCAGTCGCCGCCGCCAGTGGGCGTATCGTCGCAGTCATCGGTGCCGTCGTGGACGTCCAGTTCGACGAGGATCTGCCCCCCATTCTCAATGCCCTGGAAGTTGCCGGTCGTGAAAGCAGGCTAGTCCTGGAGGTGGCTCAGCATCTAG GGGAGAACACTGTCCGTACCATTGCTATGGATGGTACAGAGGGTCTAGTGCGTGGACAGAAGGTTCTTGACACTGGTGCCCCTATCCGAATCCCTGTGGGCCCTGAGACACTTGGCAGGATCATGAATGTCATCGGTGAGCCCATTGATGAGAGGGGACCAATTTCTACAAAACA GACTGCTCCTATACATGCTGAGGCCCCAGAATTCACAGACATGAGTGTTGAGCAGGAGATTCTGGTGACGGGAATCAAGGTCGTAGACCTGCTGGCTCCTTATGCCAAGGGTGGCAAAATCG gtcttttCGGTGGTGCTGGTGTGGGAAAGACTGTGTTAATTATGGAGCTGATCAACAATGTGGCCAAGGCTCATGGTGGTTACTCCGTATTCGCTGGTGTGGGAGAAAGAACCCGTGAGGGAAATGATCTCTACCACGAGATGATTGAGTCTGGTGTCATCAACCTGAAGGACACCACCTCAAAG GTGGCGCTGGTGTACGGACAGATGAACGAGCCTCCAGGTGCCCGTGCCCGTGTGGCTCTGACTGGACTGACCGTTGCCGAATACTTCCGTGACCAGGAGGGACAGGACGTGCTGCTCTTCATAGACAACATTTTCCGCTTCACCCAGGCTGGATCAGAG GTGTCTGCCCTGTTGGGCCGTATCCCCTCTGCTGTGGGTTATCAGCCAACTCTGGCCACCGACATGGGTACCATGCAGGAGAGAATTACCACAACCAAGAAAGGCTCAATCACATCTGTGCAg GCCATCTATGTGCCTGCTGATGACTTGACTGATCCTGCCCCTGCTACCACTTTTGCTCACTTGGATGCTACCACTGTGTTGTCTCGAGCCATTGCCGAGCTGGGTATCTACCCCGCTGTGGACCCACTGGACTCCACCTCCCGTATCATGGACCCCAACATTGTTGGATCTGAACATTATGACGTAGCTCGTGGTGTCCAGAAGATCCTCCAG GACTACAAGTCCCTGCAGGATATCATTGCTATTCTGGGTATGGACGAGTTGTCTGAGGAGGACAAGCTGACTGTGGCTCGTGCCCGTAAGATTCAGCGGTTCCTGTCCCAGCCCTTCCAGGTCGCTGAGGTCTTCACTGGACACTTGGGCAAGCTGGTGCCCCTAAAAGACACCATCAAAGGCTTCAAGGCTATTCTTGGTG GTGAGTACGACGCATTGCCCGAGCAGGCCTTCTACATGGTGGGACCCATCGAGGAGGTCGTCCAGAAGGCAGAGAAACTGGCTGAGGAGCATTCGTAA